The following coding sequences are from one Salinicoccus sp. Bachu38 window:
- the uvrB gene encoding excinuclease ABC subunit UvrB: MAKFEVVSKFKPAGDQPKAIKEISEQIKSGNRHQTLLGATGTGKTYTMSKVIQEVGKPTLIIAHNKTLAGQLYSEFKEFFPNNRVEYFVSYYDYYQPEAYVPQTDTFIEKDAQINDEIDKLRHSATSSLFERDDVIIIASVSCIYGLGNPEEYKDMVVSARVGMQMDRNEFLRKLVDVQYARNDIDFKRGTFRVRGDIVEVFPASRDEQCIRVEFFGDEIDRIREVNYLTGEVLAEREHFAIFPASHFVTREEKMKVAIERIERELEEQLQILREENKLLEAQRLEQRTNYDLEMMREMGFCSGIENYSVHLTLRPMGSTPYTLLDYFDDFLVMIDESHVTLPQIRGMYNGDQARKKVLVDHGFRLPSALDNRPLKFEEFEEKTQQLLYVSATPGPFEIEHTEKMVEQIIRPTGLLDPTIDVRPTEHQIDDLLEEIVTRSERNERVLITTLTKKMSEDLTDYLKESGVKVQYLHSEIKTLERIEILRELRMGTYDVLVGINLLREGLDIPEVSLVAILDADKEGFLRSSRSLVQTIGRAARNSNGHVIMYGDKITDSMRYALDETQRRRDTQIAYNEEHGITPQTIQKEIRDTISAQVDLKEDGRKKDGKKTKKGKLTKKEREKIMAQLEADMKKAAKELDFETASELRDALFELKAEG; encoded by the coding sequence ATGGCAAAATTTGAAGTCGTTTCCAAGTTCAAGCCAGCAGGCGATCAGCCAAAAGCGATAAAAGAGATAAGCGAACAGATCAAGTCCGGCAACAGGCACCAGACGCTGCTCGGAGCCACGGGTACGGGCAAGACATATACGATGAGCAAGGTGATCCAGGAGGTCGGCAAACCGACACTGATCATCGCCCATAACAAGACGCTTGCAGGCCAGCTGTACAGCGAATTCAAGGAATTTTTCCCGAACAACCGGGTAGAGTACTTCGTCAGCTACTATGACTATTATCAGCCGGAGGCCTATGTGCCTCAGACGGATACATTCATAGAGAAGGACGCACAGATCAATGATGAAATCGACAAGCTGCGACACTCTGCGACAAGTTCCCTGTTCGAGCGCGATGACGTCATCATCATCGCTTCGGTCAGCTGCATCTACGGTCTCGGTAATCCGGAAGAATACAAGGATATGGTTGTGAGTGCGCGGGTCGGTATGCAGATGGACCGCAATGAATTCCTCCGCAAACTGGTCGATGTGCAGTATGCGCGCAACGACATCGATTTTAAAAGGGGGACATTCCGGGTAAGGGGAGATATAGTGGAAGTGTTTCCGGCTTCGAGGGATGAACAGTGCATCCGTGTTGAATTCTTCGGAGACGAGATCGACCGCATCAGGGAAGTGAACTACCTCACAGGAGAAGTGCTCGCCGAAAGGGAACACTTCGCCATCTTCCCGGCATCCCACTTCGTCACGCGTGAAGAGAAGATGAAAGTGGCGATCGAACGGATAGAGCGCGAGCTTGAAGAGCAGCTCCAGATCCTCCGTGAGGAAAATAAACTGCTGGAAGCTCAGCGCCTTGAACAGCGGACGAACTACGACCTTGAAATGATGCGGGAGATGGGATTCTGCTCGGGCATTGAAAACTATTCCGTCCATCTGACACTCCGTCCGATGGGCTCGACCCCGTATACACTCCTCGACTATTTTGATGATTTTCTCGTCATGATTGATGAGTCCCATGTCACGCTGCCACAGATACGCGGCATGTACAACGGCGACCAGGCGAGGAAGAAAGTGCTGGTCGACCACGGTTTCAGGCTGCCGAGTGCACTTGACAACCGCCCGCTGAAGTTCGAAGAGTTCGAAGAGAAGACCCAGCAGCTGCTCTATGTCTCCGCAACGCCGGGACCATTTGAAATAGAGCATACGGAAAAGATGGTCGAACAGATCATCCGGCCGACAGGGCTGCTCGACCCTACCATCGATGTGCGTCCGACGGAGCACCAGATCGATGATCTGCTCGAGGAGATCGTCACACGGTCGGAGCGGAATGAACGTGTACTGATCACTACGCTTACAAAGAAGATGTCGGAAGACCTCACGGACTACCTCAAGGAATCCGGCGTCAAGGTCCAGTACCTCCATTCCGAAATCAAGACCCTGGAGCGCATAGAAATCCTAAGGGAGCTGCGCATGGGTACCTACGATGTACTCGTGGGCATCAACCTGCTCAGGGAAGGTTTGGACATTCCGGAAGTCTCCCTTGTGGCGATACTCGATGCCGACAAGGAAGGGTTTCTGCGCTCCAGCCGCTCCCTCGTCCAGACGATCGGCCGTGCGGCACGTAACAGCAATGGGCATGTCATCATGTACGGCGACAAGATCACCGATTCCATGCGGTATGCTTTGGATGAGACACAGCGGCGGCGCGACACACAGATTGCCTACAATGAAGAGCATGGCATCACCCCGCAGACCATCCAGAAGGAAATCCGCGACACCATCAGCGCCCAGGTCGATTTGAAAGAGGACGGCAGGAAGAAAGATGGCAAGAAGACGAAGAAAGGCAAGTTGACGAAGAAGGAAAGAGAAAAAATAATGGCTCAGTTGGAAGCAGATATGAAAAAGGCAGCCAAGGAACTCGATTTCGAGACTGCCTCAGAGTTGAGAGATGCATTGTTTGAGCTGAAAGCAGAAGGGTGA
- the uvrA gene encoding excinuclease ABC subunit UvrA gives MKNKNISIRGARQHNLKDINVDIPRDQLVVMTGLSGSGKSSLAFDTIYAEGQRRYVESLSAYARQFLGQMEKPDVDSIEGLSPAISIDQKTTSNNPRSTVSTITEIYDYLRLLYARAGTPYCPIHNIEITSQTIQEMVDRVMELPDRAKVQLFAPVIKGRKGMHEKLFEELAKEGYARVIVDGEMYDIESVPELEKNKKHDIDVVVDRLAVREGIESRLSDSMQTALVKGEGNVTVNVIDGDDMHFSEHFSCPECGFTLSEMEPRLFSFNAPYGACPDCDGLGMKMAVDERLVIPDDSLTLEGGAFAPWQPISSDYYPTLLRRTCEHFGIDMKKPYKELSKKEKNLLLYGSKGEMVNYEFRQSNGIVRQRRMPYEGLINNIERRYKESPSEYTRGIMSTYMREIECKTCSGYRLNEEALAVRIEDRHIGAAVDEPVKEALEFFTGLELSPKNRQIAAPILKEINERLTFLYNVGLDYLTLNRRSGTLSGGEAQRIRLATQIGSRLSGVLYILDEPSIGLHQRDNDRLINTLKDMRDLGNTLIVVEHDEDTMLASDHLIDIGPGAGEHGGRVMAQGTPQEVMEDDNSITGQYLSGKKEIPLPESYRKPNMKRVLEVRGAKENNLKNLNVKVPLSVMNVVTGVSGSGKSTLINEILYKGLHSKLYKTKQIPGKHKEIKGAENIEKIIDIDQSPIGRTPRSNPATYTGVFDNIRDVFAQTNEAKVRGYQKGRFSFNVKGGRCEACKGDGIIKIEMHFLPDVFVPCEVCDGKRYNRETLEVKYKDKSIADVLAMTVEESYYFFENIPKIKRKIKTLLDVGLGYVKLGQPATTLSGGEAQRVKLASELHRRSDGKSLYILDEPTTGLHSEDIGKLITVIQRLVDNGDTVIVIEHNLDVIKVADHIIDLGPEGGDGGGTVVVEGSVQDVMAETGSYTGYHLKKWLDRNHQGD, from the coding sequence TTGAAAAATAAGAATATCAGCATCAGAGGTGCAAGACAGCATAATCTCAAGGATATCAATGTCGATATTCCGCGGGATCAGCTGGTGGTGATGACAGGCCTGTCCGGCTCCGGCAAGTCTTCGCTTGCCTTCGACACCATCTATGCAGAAGGACAGCGGCGATATGTCGAGTCGTTGAGCGCATATGCCAGGCAGTTCCTGGGACAGATGGAGAAGCCGGATGTCGATTCGATCGAGGGCCTGTCTCCGGCGATTTCCATAGACCAGAAGACGACAAGCAACAATCCGCGTTCCACCGTATCGACGATTACGGAAATCTACGATTATCTGCGCCTGCTCTATGCACGTGCCGGAACCCCATACTGTCCGATCCATAACATAGAGATCACTTCGCAGACGATCCAGGAGATGGTGGACCGTGTCATGGAACTGCCCGATAGGGCAAAGGTCCAGCTTTTCGCCCCCGTCATCAAGGGACGCAAAGGCATGCATGAAAAGCTCTTCGAAGAGCTGGCGAAGGAAGGGTATGCCCGCGTCATCGTCGACGGCGAGATGTATGACATCGAATCTGTGCCGGAACTTGAAAAGAACAAGAAGCACGATATAGATGTCGTCGTCGATCGCCTCGCCGTGAGGGAAGGCATCGAATCGCGCCTGAGTGATTCGATGCAGACTGCGCTCGTAAAAGGGGAAGGCAACGTCACAGTCAATGTGATCGATGGGGATGACATGCACTTCTCAGAGCATTTCTCATGCCCGGAATGTGGATTTACATTATCTGAAATGGAACCAAGGCTGTTTTCATTCAATGCACCTTATGGTGCCTGTCCCGACTGTGATGGGCTCGGGATGAAGATGGCCGTGGATGAGCGGCTGGTCATTCCTGATGACTCCCTCACCCTCGAAGGCGGGGCCTTCGCTCCATGGCAGCCGATCAGTTCGGACTATTATCCGACTTTACTCAGGCGGACATGCGAACATTTTGGCATCGATATGAAGAAGCCCTACAAGGAGCTGTCGAAGAAGGAAAAAAACCTGCTTCTATATGGTTCGAAAGGTGAGATGGTCAACTATGAATTCAGGCAGAGCAATGGCATTGTCCGCCAGCGCAGGATGCCGTATGAAGGTCTCATCAACAATATCGAACGGAGGTACAAGGAGAGCCCTTCCGAGTATACACGGGGCATCATGAGCACGTACATGAGAGAAATCGAATGCAAGACATGTTCGGGATACCGTCTGAACGAAGAGGCGCTGGCTGTCCGGATTGAGGACCGTCATATCGGAGCGGCGGTCGACGAGCCTGTCAAGGAGGCGTTGGAGTTCTTTACAGGCCTCGAACTGTCTCCTAAGAACAGGCAGATTGCAGCTCCGATCCTGAAGGAGATCAATGAACGGCTGACGTTCCTTTACAATGTGGGGCTCGACTACCTGACACTCAACCGGCGCAGTGGTACGCTCTCCGGCGGCGAGGCCCAGCGTATCCGCCTGGCAACCCAGATCGGCTCGAGGCTGAGCGGGGTACTGTATATACTCGACGAACCGTCGATCGGCCTGCATCAGAGGGATAACGACCGGCTGATCAATACTCTGAAGGACATGCGGGACCTCGGCAATACACTGATTGTCGTAGAGCACGATGAAGATACGATGCTTGCAAGCGACCATCTCATCGATATCGGCCCGGGAGCGGGGGAGCACGGCGGCCGTGTCATGGCCCAGGGCACCCCACAGGAAGTGATGGAGGATGACAACTCCATCACCGGACAGTATCTCAGTGGCAAAAAGGAGATACCGCTGCCTGAGAGCTACCGCAAGCCCAACATGAAACGCGTGCTTGAAGTGCGCGGCGCCAAGGAGAACAACCTGAAGAACCTCAATGTAAAGGTGCCGCTGTCCGTAATGAATGTCGTGACAGGAGTGTCCGGTTCCGGCAAGAGTACTCTGATTAATGAGATCCTGTATAAGGGGCTGCATTCAAAACTTTATAAGACGAAGCAGATACCAGGGAAGCACAAGGAAATCAAAGGTGCCGAAAATATAGAGAAGATCATCGATATCGACCAGTCCCCAATCGGTCGGACGCCGCGGAGCAACCCGGCGACCTACACAGGAGTGTTCGATAATATCCGTGATGTCTTCGCCCAGACCAACGAGGCGAAAGTGCGCGGCTATCAGAAGGGGCGTTTCAGTTTCAACGTCAAGGGCGGCCGCTGTGAGGCGTGCAAAGGCGATGGCATCATCAAGATTGAAATGCATTTCCTCCCTGATGTGTTCGTACCATGTGAAGTCTGTGATGGAAAGCGTTATAATAGAGAGACACTGGAAGTCAAATACAAGGACAAGAGCATTGCGGATGTACTCGCGATGACAGTTGAAGAATCATACTATTTCTTTGAGAACATCCCGAAAATCAAGCGCAAGATCAAGACACTGCTCGATGTAGGTCTCGGCTATGTCAAGCTTGGCCAGCCAGCGACGACGCTGTCCGGCGGGGAGGCCCAGCGTGTCAAACTGGCCTCCGAGCTTCACAGGCGTTCCGACGGCAAGTCGCTCTATATACTCGATGAACCGACGACGGGGCTGCATTCCGAAGACATCGGCAAACTGATCACCGTCATACAGAGGCTCGTCGACAATGGAGACACCGTCATTGTGATCGAGCATAATCTCGATGTCATCAAAGTCGCAGACCATATCATCGACCTGGGTCCTGAAGGCGGCGATGGCGGCGGCACAGTCGTCGTCGAAGGATCCGTTCAGGATGTCATGGCCGAAACAGGCAGCTACACGGGCTATCATCTAAAAAAATGGTTGGACAGAAACCACCAGGGGGATTGA
- a CDS encoding DUF4097 family beta strand repeat-containing protein yields the protein MDNKDRILKMLEEGKITSEEAVRLLDAIESKPDREETTQHDSSTRQKQSRDSADEDSKDVFQQFMNEFQRYVNTDKANQAFNQVKSRLEGQKQTAQVYKTFEKAFDNVKNSTIDSMFTQGSKNRLIETVEDSYSNISLDITNGNVKVVPTDRVTTAKFEVTPFYRKLDKQRNYFQDIICEVKNDELIIVSDIRTARVNVELQVNPSIVNRLIVSGSNGNVSIEGQEFNDLTVDLLNGNITLDNTASNSAFVRTSRGNVNVKGGAHGALELISMVGTINTETLNAQDVTVSSNGSVNISLQGQTESATINANMGSININVPHDRALEGRLSTVVGQINYPPDLDVRFMKSQDIGFKELMLVNDSEEKALLLEVGTKFGSVTLHRS from the coding sequence ATGGATAACAAAGACCGTATTCTAAAAATGTTGGAAGAGGGCAAGATTACATCCGAGGAAGCAGTACGTCTTCTCGACGCGATAGAGTCCAAGCCGGACAGGGAAGAGACGACGCAGCATGACAGCAGCACCCGCCAGAAACAGAGCCGGGACTCTGCAGATGAGGATTCGAAGGACGTCTTCCAGCAGTTCATGAACGAATTCCAGAGATACGTCAACACCGACAAGGCGAATCAGGCCTTCAATCAGGTGAAAAGCAGACTGGAAGGCCAGAAGCAGACGGCGCAGGTCTATAAGACCTTTGAAAAAGCGTTCGACAATGTCAAGAACAGCACAATCGATTCCATGTTCACCCAGGGGTCGAAGAACCGTCTGATTGAAACGGTCGAAGACAGCTATTCGAACATCTCACTCGACATTACGAACGGCAATGTCAAAGTGGTGCCGACGGACAGGGTGACGACGGCGAAATTCGAAGTGACACCGTTCTACCGCAAACTCGATAAACAGAGGAACTATTTCCAGGACATCATCTGCGAAGTCAAAAATGATGAACTCATCATCGTCTCCGATATCCGGACGGCACGGGTGAATGTCGAACTCCAGGTGAATCCATCCATCGTCAACCGGTTGATCGTGTCCGGGTCGAACGGCAACGTCAGCATCGAGGGACAGGAATTCAATGATCTGACTGTGGATCTGCTGAACGGCAACATCACTCTGGACAACACGGCCAGCAACAGTGCCTTCGTACGGACATCCAGAGGCAACGTCAACGTCAAGGGCGGTGCACACGGTGCCCTCGAACTGATTTCAATGGTCGGTACGATCAATACTGAAACGCTCAATGCCCAGGATGTCACCGTGTCATCGAATGGTTCGGTAAACATCTCCCTGCAGGGTCAGACCGAGTCGGCGACGATCAATGCGAACATGGGCAGCATCAATATAAATGTGCCGCATGACCGCGCGCTCGAAGGTCGCCTGAGTACAGTCGTCGGACAGATCAACTACCCGCCGGACCTTGATGTCAGGTTCATGAAATCGCAGGACATCGGCTTCAAGGAGCTCATGCTCGTCAATGACAGTGAAGAGAAGGCGCTCCTGCTGGAAGTGGGAACCAAGTTCGGCAGCGTAACGCTGCATCGCAGCTGA
- the hprK gene encoding HPr(Ser) kinase/phosphatase: protein MLTVKKIIDKFNLKLISGNEGIDKEIENIDVSRPGLEVAGYFSHYSSDRVQVLGMTESSFFERMLTEEEREDRSKRLCRKETPCIIITRNLGAPLELIEACNQTHTPLMITEDNTTNFISRMSNFLEKALAPETNMHGVLVDIYGIGVLITGESGIGKSETALELVKNGHRLVADDNVEIKEVSKNVLMGSAPPLIRNLLEIRGLGIINVMTLFGAGSILEEKRIMLNVNLETWEPGKTYERLGLDQKRMRILDAEIDQKTIPIRPGRSLAGIIEVAAMNYRMQYMGYDAAQEFNDRLNRQIQVNGGMIDDL from the coding sequence ATGCTTACAGTAAAAAAGATAATAGATAAATTCAATTTAAAACTCATCTCCGGTAATGAAGGGATAGACAAGGAGATCGAGAACATCGATGTATCCCGTCCAGGCCTTGAAGTGGCAGGCTACTTTTCCCACTATTCCTCCGACCGTGTCCAGGTGCTCGGCATGACGGAATCCTCATTTTTCGAACGCATGCTCACCGAGGAGGAGAGGGAGGACAGGTCGAAACGGCTATGCCGGAAAGAGACCCCATGCATCATCATTACACGCAATCTGGGTGCGCCCCTTGAACTGATCGAAGCATGCAACCAGACCCATACGCCGCTGATGATCACGGAGGACAATACGACGAACTTCATCAGCCGCATGTCGAACTTCCTTGAAAAGGCGCTGGCGCCCGAGACGAACATGCATGGCGTGCTGGTCGACATATACGGCATCGGTGTGCTCATCACGGGGGAAAGCGGCATCGGCAAAAGCGAGACGGCACTCGAACTGGTGAAGAACGGCCATCGTCTCGTAGCCGACGACAATGTTGAGATAAAGGAAGTATCCAAAAATGTCCTGATGGGCTCGGCGCCGCCGCTCATCCGTAATCTGCTCGAGATTCGCGGGCTCGGCATCATCAATGTGATGACCCTGTTCGGAGCCGGGAGCATCCTCGAGGAGAAACGGATCATGCTGAACGTCAATCTGGAGACTTGGGAGCCCGGAAAGACTTACGAACGTCTGGGACTCGACCAGAAGCGGATGCGCATACTCGATGCTGAGATAGACCAGAAGACGATTCCAATCCGTCCAGGGCGGAGTCTTGCAGGAATCATAGAAGTTGCAGCAATGAACTACCGTATGCAGTACATGGGGTATGACGCTGCCCAGGAATTCAACGACCGTCTGAACCGCCAGATCCAGGTCAACGGAGGTATGATCGATGATCTTTAA
- the lgt gene encoding prolipoprotein diacylglyceryl transferase yields MIFNAPLSPVAFELGPLSIYWYGVIIASGMLLGYFIADREANRKGLPEGLFMDLMFYIIIASIVGARLYYVVFQWEYYSQNPIDIIMVNEGGMAIHGGLIGGFLAGIIYCRVKGFSFFQLADIAAPSLILGQAIGRWGNFMNQEAHGGEVSRGFLESLMLPEWIINQMYIDGAYYHPTFLYESVWNIIGFILLLLLRPKLKIGQTILLYLIYYSIGRFFIEGMRTDSLMIGESLRTAQFISILLIVAAAAVWIYREMKYRLPKYKDTEGVYKGR; encoded by the coding sequence ATGATCTTTAATGCCCCGCTCAGCCCGGTCGCTTTCGAGCTGGGCCCGCTCAGCATCTACTGGTATGGCGTCATCATCGCCTCCGGCATGCTCCTCGGATACTTCATTGCCGACCGTGAAGCGAACCGCAAGGGTCTGCCGGAAGGCCTGTTCATGGACTTGATGTTCTACATCATCATCGCCTCGATTGTCGGGGCCAGGCTGTACTATGTCGTATTCCAATGGGAGTACTACAGCCAGAACCCGATTGATATCATCATGGTGAACGAAGGCGGAATGGCGATTCACGGCGGCCTCATCGGCGGATTTCTGGCCGGCATCATCTACTGCCGCGTAAAAGGCTTCAGCTTCTTTCAGCTCGCGGACATTGCAGCGCCGAGCCTCATACTCGGCCAGGCGATCGGACGCTGGGGGAACTTCATGAACCAGGAGGCCCATGGCGGCGAAGTATCGAGAGGGTTCCTGGAGTCCCTGATGCTGCCGGAATGGATCATCAACCAGATGTACATAGACGGTGCCTACTACCACCCGACATTCCTCTATGAATCCGTGTGGAACATCATCGGCTTCATCCTGCTGCTCCTGCTCCGTCCCAAGCTGAAGATAGGGCAGACCATACTGCTCTACCTGATCTATTATTCGATCGGCCGGTTCTTCATAGAAGGCATGCGGACGGACAGCCTGATGATCGGGGAGAGCCTGCGTACAGCACAGTTCATTTCCATCCTGCTGATTGTTGCAGCGGCTGCAGTATGGATATACCGTGAAATGAAATACAGATTGCCGAAATACAAGGATACAGAAGGCGTATATAAAGGGAGGTGA
- a CDS encoding acyltransferase: MRRLKKIKAAGVNPLWNMYQTISRFKIIRNFIVIEIGRYCPSTKWKHKLYRNFLGMKLADNVSLAFRAMPDLMHPERIHIGKNSIIGYNTVILTHEYLVDEYRIGDVRIGHDTMVGANVTILPGVVIGDHAVIGAGSVVSKDVPDHSICYGNPLIVRSRNNE; the protein is encoded by the coding sequence ATGAGAAGATTGAAGAAGATCAAAGCGGCCGGGGTCAATCCCCTCTGGAACATGTACCAGACCATCTCCCGCTTCAAAATCATCAGAAATTTCATCGTGATCGAAATCGGCCGCTACTGCCCATCGACGAAATGGAAGCACAAGCTGTACAGGAACTTTCTTGGAATGAAGCTTGCGGACAATGTCTCCCTGGCATTCAGGGCCATGCCGGACCTGATGCATCCCGAACGCATCCACATTGGCAAAAACAGTATAATCGGGTATAATACAGTAATATTGACGCATGAATATCTGGTGGATGAGTACAGGATCGGAGACGTGCGCATCGGCCATGATACTATGGTGGGGGCGAATGTGACCATTCTGCCGGGTGTGGTGATTGGAGATCATGCAGTCATCGGTGCGGGAAGTGTGGTCTCCAAAGATGTTCCCGACCATTCAATCTGCTACGGCAACCCGCTTATAGTAAGGAGTAGGAATAATGAATAG
- a CDS encoding tetratricopeptide repeat protein has product MNRKVIPFDQNGEFHFNQGLKKTEQNKKQAALKSFHKAFELDQNNLAYLSQYAYLLAENGRGAEAEHILINAFIQHQYDAEFYFILSQLYIIMNDPNKAFLFGVQYVQHEPDSGYDEELEQMFEVSIQDEDEVEREAIRFTGQHLFQHLFMNARIEEALDFLSTIPESIQEEREFRNQKAMAALFLNRYEEAHELLEQLLQEDRTDMHALSHMTLLYYHTGEEEKYRTFLKKLEVVQPLDDDDRFKVGLVLNFLQQYERSYELLFPLFKKQAFVSFQLLHALSHASYHIGHLEESQMFWERMQTFHQVNELYSPWKRHEATQRIADLEVFYLKDDDPYMRLLGLYKIYNVVPRDAILGHEVWETIESLEDYEKLYISFLFQGLKLVRLGRMHKGLEAMRRAGYEEEEDQLAWIETFHALYENKVELEDIGAFAAATLYFHQRGRRITKKSLVDDFDTSLYRLNKALDKVKQI; this is encoded by the coding sequence ATGAATAGGAAAGTGATCCCTTTCGATCAGAATGGAGAATTCCATTTTAATCAGGGCTTGAAAAAAACAGAACAGAATAAGAAGCAGGCGGCACTGAAAAGCTTTCACAAGGCCTTCGAGCTCGATCAGAACAACTTGGCATACCTTTCCCAGTACGCATACCTGCTTGCTGAAAATGGACGCGGAGCAGAAGCTGAACATATATTGATTAATGCCTTCATTCAGCATCAGTATGATGCTGAATTTTATTTTATACTAAGCCAGCTCTATATCATCATGAACGATCCGAACAAGGCGTTCCTCTTCGGCGTACAGTATGTACAGCACGAACCGGATTCCGGTTATGACGAAGAGCTCGAGCAGATGTTCGAGGTGAGCATCCAGGATGAGGATGAGGTGGAACGGGAAGCGATACGGTTCACCGGCCAGCACCTGTTCCAGCACTTGTTCATGAATGCACGGATAGAGGAGGCGCTGGACTTCCTTTCCACCATCCCCGAATCGATTCAGGAGGAGCGGGAGTTCCGCAACCAGAAAGCGATGGCGGCACTGTTCCTGAACCGGTATGAAGAGGCGCATGAACTGCTTGAGCAGCTGCTGCAGGAAGACCGGACGGACATGCATGCGCTCAGCCATATGACCCTCCTGTACTATCATACAGGGGAGGAGGAGAAGTACCGGACATTCCTCAAGAAGCTTGAGGTCGTCCAGCCGCTCGATGACGATGACCGTTTCAAGGTCGGTCTTGTACTCAACTTCCTCCAGCAGTACGAGCGGTCCTACGAGCTGCTCTTTCCACTCTTCAAGAAGCAGGCGTTCGTCAGCTTCCAGCTGCTTCATGCCCTCAGTCATGCGAGCTATCATATCGGTCATTTGGAGGAATCCCAGATGTTCTGGGAACGAATGCAGACATTCCATCAGGTGAATGAACTCTACAGCCCGTGGAAGCGTCATGAAGCGACACAGAGGATTGCGGACCTCGAGGTGTTCTACCTGAAGGATGACGACCCCTATATGCGGCTCCTCGGCCTATACAAGATCTATAACGTCGTGCCGCGCGATGCCATACTGGGCCATGAAGTCTGGGAGACGATAGAGTCTCTTGAAGACTATGAAAAGCTCTATATCTCCTTCCTTTTCCAAGGACTGAAGCTTGTCAGGCTCGGCCGCATGCACAAGGGGCTCGAAGCCATGCGCCGTGCAGGGTATGAAGAGGAAGAGGACCAGCTGGCATGGATAGAGACGTTCCATGCACTCTATGAAAACAAGGTGGAACTGGAAGATATCGGTGCGTTCGCAGCAGCGACCCTGTACTTCCATCAGCGCGGCAGGAGGATCACCAAGAAGTCGCTCGTCGATGATTTCGATACGAGCCTCTACCGTCTGAATAAGGCACTCGATAAGGTCAAGCAGATTTGA
- the trxB gene encoding thioredoxin-disulfide reductase: protein MTEENIYDVVIIGAGPAGMTAAVYASRANLRTVMLERGMPGGQMANTEEVENFPGFDFITGPELSTKMFEHSQKFGAEYKYGDIKSVEEDGNIKVLKTGSEEIRTRTIIIATGAEYKKVGVEGEDTLGGRGVSYCAVCDGAFFKEKELVVIGGGDSAVEEGVFLTKFASKVTIVHRRDQLRAQKILQDRAFKNDKIDFIWDTEIQSINGDSRVESVTLLDKNTGSKYDYDADGVFVYVGMKPLTAPFSDLGILNELGYVETNDEMETSIPGIFAAGDVRNKTLRQIVTATGDGSIAAQNAQHYIEKLADMQESK from the coding sequence ATGACTGAAGAAAATATCTACGATGTTGTCATCATCGGTGCAGGACCGGCAGGCATGACCGCTGCCGTCTATGCGTCCCGTGCAAACTTGAGAACGGTCATGCTGGAGCGCGGCATGCCGGGTGGACAGATGGCCAATACTGAAGAGGTGGAAAATTTCCCGGGATTCGATTTCATCACTGGTCCGGAACTTTCCACAAAAATGTTCGAGCACTCCCAGAAATTCGGAGCCGAATATAAATATGGTGACATCAAATCCGTAGAGGAAGACGGCAATATCAAAGTGCTGAAGACCGGCAGCGAAGAAATCCGTACACGTACGATCATCATTGCGACAGGAGCCGAATACAAGAAGGTCGGTGTCGAGGGTGAGGATACGCTCGGCGGACGCGGCGTCAGCTACTGTGCCGTTTGTGATGGTGCCTTCTTCAAGGAGAAGGAACTGGTTGTCATCGGCGGCGGGGATTCCGCAGTCGAAGAAGGCGTATTTCTGACCAAGTTCGCCAGCAAAGTGACGATTGTACACAGAAGGGATCAGCTGCGTGCACAGAAGATCCTTCAGGACCGTGCATTCAAGAACGACAAGATCGACTTCATCTGGGATACCGAGATCCAGTCCATCAATGGGGACAGCAGAGTCGAGAGCGTTACGCTGCTTGATAAGAATACAGGTTCCAAATACGACTATGATGCAGACGGTGTCTTCGTCTATGTCGGCATGAAGCCGCTGACAGCCCCATTCAGCGATCTTGGCATACTGAATGAACTTGGATATGTGGAAACGAACGATGAAATGGAAACATCCATTCCGGGCATCTTTGCAGCCGGAGATGTGCGCAACAAGACACTCCGTCAGATTGTCACGGCAACTGGGGATGGCAGCATCGCCGCCCAGAATGCACAGCACTATATTGAAAAACTTGCAGATATGCAGGAAAGCAAATAG